A single genomic interval of Juglans regia cultivar Chandler chromosome 1, Walnut 2.0, whole genome shotgun sequence harbors:
- the LOC108986711 gene encoding protein SPEAR1-like: MGSGYFGEPNLGNERGGSSSRKGKKNNSDKPKQPQRGLGVAQLEKIRLQGQMGCAYHPTLHGPYPTNFNNEDMRAQYSSIPSSSFSYSSSSSSSSASYGFQYPNIMMGPGEYERTNIRYGDSHPTTTARWDPSNASSTLEAQHFAQPSMTRHLLNLHLEDAQDKNSKKPRSNSVGSSSQNSESSDNQEVDLELRLSL, encoded by the exons ATGGGCAGTGGTTATTTTGGAGAGCCAAACTTGGGAAATGAAAGAGGTGGATCTTCTTCGAGGAAAGGCAAGAAGAATAATTCAGACAAGCCAAAGCAACCACAGAGAGGTCTTGGAGTTGCTCAATTAGAGAAGATCAGATTACAAGGTCAAATGGGTTGTGCATACCATCCAACCCTTCATGGGCCATATCCCACTAATTTCAACAAT GAGGATATGAGAGCGCAATATTCATCAATACcatcatcatctttttcttactcatcgtcttcgtcttcttcgTCAGCGTCTTATGGATTCCAATACCCCAACATCATG ATGGGGCCAGGAGAATATGAAAGAACAAATATCAGATATGGTGATTCCCATCCTACTACTACAGCAAG ATGGGACCCCAGCAATGCCAGTAGTACCTTAGAGGCTCAACATTTTGCACAGCCAAGCATGACTAGACACCTTCTAAATCTACATCTAGAG GACGCGCAAGATAAAAACAGCAAGAAACCCAGGAGTAATTCTGTGGGTTCAAGCAGTCAGAATTCTGAATCAAGTGACAATCAGGAAGTAGATTTGGAGCTCAGACTGTCACTTTAA
- the LOC108986689 gene encoding probable RNA methyltransferase At5g51130 isoform X1 — protein sequence MEERKEKEKGKREGKAAAAEEEAKQPRKKKRNENFPFGNYRSYYGYRIGRDLEEDPRLKVLKKEWFEDKDCLDIGCNSGIITILIAKKFCCRSILGLDIDSNRIEDAHWNLKKFVKMKHTQKTNAKASKLEVSGSANGSESVTASPNEVTEEISRDSPSMGRDLFGIVSFQKENFVQSRCPPEKHYDTILCLSVTKWIHLNWGDEGLITLFSKIWRLLNPGGILLLEPQPWKSYVSNCQVSETTAINFKNIILRPEHFQEILLDKIGFRKVEDITSSLSGSKTGFNRPIWVFYK from the exons ATGGAGGAGAggaaagagaaggagaaggggAAGCGCGAAGGGAAAGCAGCAGCTGCAGAAGAGGAAGCGAAGCAGCCCAGGAAGAAAAAACGCAACGAAAATTTTCCTTTCGGAAATTACAGAAGCTACTACGGCTACCGC ATAGGTAGGGACTTGGAGGAAGATCCTCGATTAAAGGTTTTGAAGAAGGAATGGTTTGAAGACAAGGATTGTCTTGATATTGGCTGCAATAGTGGGATAATTACCATTCTAATTg CTAAAAAGTTTTGCTGCCGGAGCATTCTTGGACTTGACATTGATTCTA ACCGAATAGAGGATGCACACTGGAATCtcaaaaaatttgtgaaaatgaaaCATACTCAGAAGACAAATGCAAAGGCTTCAAAATTGGAGGTTTCGGGGAGTGCAAATGGTTCAGAGAGTGTTACAGCATCCCCCAATGAAGTGACTGAAGAAATTTCAAGGGATTCACCTTCCATGGGAAGAGATCTGTTTGGCATAGTctctttccaaaaagaaaattttgttcaGAGTCGGTGTCCACCAGAAAAGCACTATGATACAATCCTTTG TTTGAGTGTGACAAAATGGATTCATCTTAATTGGGGTGATGAAGGATTGATTacattattttcaaagatttgGAGATTGCTTAATCCG GGTGGCATTCTTTTATTGGAACCTCAACCTTGGAAGTCGTATGTAAGCAACTGTCAAGTTTCTGAG ACAACGGCAAtcaattttaagaatattattttacgTCCAGAACATTTTCAGGAAATACTTCTGGATAAG ATTGGATTTAGAAAGGTAGAAGACATAACTTCCAGCTTATCAGGCAGCAAAACTGGATTTAACAGACCGATTTGGGTGTTCTACAAATGA
- the LOC108986689 gene encoding probable RNA methyltransferase At5g51130 isoform X2, which produces MVALFEILGTDWFINVLEFWIGRDLEEDPRLKVLKKEWFEDKDCLDIGCNSGIITILIAKKFCCRSILGLDIDSNRIEDAHWNLKKFVKMKHTQKTNAKASKLEVSGSANGSESVTASPNEVTEEISRDSPSMGRDLFGIVSFQKENFVQSRCPPEKHYDTILCLSVTKWIHLNWGDEGLITLFSKIWRLLNPGGILLLEPQPWKSYVSNCQVSETTAINFKNIILRPEHFQEILLDKIGFRKVEDITSSLSGSKTGFNRPIWVFYK; this is translated from the exons ATGGTGGCCCTGTTTGAAATACTTGGAACCGATTGGTTTATCAACGTTTTGGAATTTTGG ATAGGTAGGGACTTGGAGGAAGATCCTCGATTAAAGGTTTTGAAGAAGGAATGGTTTGAAGACAAGGATTGTCTTGATATTGGCTGCAATAGTGGGATAATTACCATTCTAATTg CTAAAAAGTTTTGCTGCCGGAGCATTCTTGGACTTGACATTGATTCTA ACCGAATAGAGGATGCACACTGGAATCtcaaaaaatttgtgaaaatgaaaCATACTCAGAAGACAAATGCAAAGGCTTCAAAATTGGAGGTTTCGGGGAGTGCAAATGGTTCAGAGAGTGTTACAGCATCCCCCAATGAAGTGACTGAAGAAATTTCAAGGGATTCACCTTCCATGGGAAGAGATCTGTTTGGCATAGTctctttccaaaaagaaaattttgttcaGAGTCGGTGTCCACCAGAAAAGCACTATGATACAATCCTTTG TTTGAGTGTGACAAAATGGATTCATCTTAATTGGGGTGATGAAGGATTGATTacattattttcaaagatttgGAGATTGCTTAATCCG GGTGGCATTCTTTTATTGGAACCTCAACCTTGGAAGTCGTATGTAAGCAACTGTCAAGTTTCTGAG ACAACGGCAAtcaattttaagaatattattttacgTCCAGAACATTTTCAGGAAATACTTCTGGATAAG ATTGGATTTAGAAAGGTAGAAGACATAACTTCCAGCTTATCAGGCAGCAAAACTGGATTTAACAGACCGATTTGGGTGTTCTACAAATGA
- the LOC108986703 gene encoding aldehyde oxidase GLOX1-like produces MAAASSSTLFMLSLLLVTAQYNSQFLLPQLVFAGGRFHDFNENDNEEKYFGITIPNPLTGESTHFGLPRFAPQVEDHAYKTDYQGLWELVSKDSGANAMHINLLPNNKIIMFDATAFHMSTMKLPNGQCFAYKEEKTGMQNKDCWCHAVEFDIDTAKLRPLKIQWDPWCSSGGLAADGTLVSTGGWLQGTRTVRYMRTCENCDWKEYQTALADARWYATQATLANGDFILVGGRRSYSYEYVPQEGASNQNSIKFPFLDETSDLDENNLYPFVHLSTDGNVFIFANNRSVLLNPKTNAIIKEFPVLDGGARNYPSSGMSALLPIKLEANNDEVIPVEVIVCGGAKPAAYGLAQKGTFLPALDDCNRLEITNPEATWEKEIMPSARVMGDMLNLPNGDLLILNGAKKGTSAWYSADHPNFTPVLYSPDEPADQRFKELEPSTIPRMYHSASAVLPDGRVLVGGSNPNAGYNFKAKYPTEMRIEKFSPPYLDPALAEHRPEIFVQSSENSLTYGQTFSVQFSVNKLLVARKDIKVTMYAPPFTTHGYSMNQRLLELAKLDMDRAFHGAYKIDVMAPPTSAVAPPGYYLLFVVYRGVPSMGMWVQIK; encoded by the exons ATGGCAGCAGCCTCAAGTTCAACCCTCTTTATGCTATCTCTCTTGCTTGTTACAGCCCAGTATAACTCGCAATTTCTCCTCCCACAACTGGTGTTTGCAGGAGGCCGATTTCATGATTTTAACGAAAATGATAACGAGGAAAAGTATTTTGGCATCACAATCCCAAATCCTTTAACCGGAGAATCCACTCACTTTGGTCTTCCTCGGTTCGCTCCTCAGGTGGAAGACCATGCCTACAAGACAGACTACCAAGGTTTGTGGGAACTGGTTTCCAAGGACTCCGGCGCCAACGCCATGCACATAAACTTACTTCCCAACAACAAGATTATAATGTTCGATGCTACTGCATTTCACATGTCAACAATGAAGTTGCCAAACGGACAATGCTTTGCCTATAAGGAGGAAAAAACTGGAATGCAGAATAAGGATTGTTGGTGTCATGCAGTGGAATTTGATATTGATACAGCAAAACTAAGACCACTCAAG ATTCAGTGGGATCCGTGGTGCTCATCAGGAGGCCTGGCAGCCGATGGGACCTTGGTTAGCACTGGAGGTTGGTTACAGGGAACAAGAACTGTGAGATATATGCGCACATGCGAGAACTGCGACTGGAAAGAATACCAAACTGCACTGGCAGACGCAAGATG GTATGCTACACAAGCAACGCTAGCCAATGGCGACTTCATTCTGGTTGGAGGCCGGAGGTCATACAGCTACGAGTACGTTCCACAGGAAGGAGCTTCCAACCAAAATTCCATCAAGTTTCCCTTTCTGGACGAAACCTCTGATTTGGACGAGAATAATCTTTACCCTTTCGTCCACCTGTCCACGGACGGCAACGTCTTCATCTTTGCCAACAATCGCTCCGTTCTCCTAAACCCTAAGACCAATGCCATCATCAAAGAGTTCCCAGTCTTGGACGGCGGCGCCCGCAACTACCCATCGTCGGGAATGTCTGCTCTTCTCCCTATAAAACTCGAAGCTAACAATGATGAGGTCATTCCGGTGGAGGTTATTGTTTGTGGTGGCGCCAAGCCCGCGGCCTACGGTTTAGCCCAGAAGGGAACTTTCTTGCCTGCTCTTGACGACTGTAACAGGCTTGAAATCACAAACCCTGAAGCTACGTGGGAGAAAGAAATCATGCCTTCGGCGCGTGTCATGGGCGACATGTTGAATCTCCCCAACGGAGACCTCCTGATCCTCAACGGTGCAAAGAAAGGTACGTCGGCTTGGTACTCCGCTGACCACCCTAATTTTACTCCGGTGCTTTACAGTCCCGATGAGCCGGCAGACCAAAGGTTTAAGGAGCTTGAACCCAGCACGATTCCCCGAATGTACCATTCTGCGTCGGCGGTACTTCCCGATGGCAGAGTTCTAGTAGGAGGTAGCAATCCCAATGCAGGGTATAACTTCAAGGCCAAGTACCCCACCGAGATGAGGATAGAGAAGTTCTCGCCGCCTTATTTGGACCCTGCGTTGGCTGAACACCGGCCGGAGATCTTCGTCCAGTCGTCGGAGAACTCTCTAACGTACGGACAAACCTTCTCGGTGCAATTCAGTGTTAATAAATTGCTTGTGGCGAGGAAAGACATCAAGGTGACCATGTACGCACCACCATTTACAACGCACGGATACTCCATGAATCAAAGACTGCTTGAACTGGCTAAGCTTGATATGGACAGGGCTTTCCATGGCGCCTATAAAATCGACGTCATGGCCCCGCCAACGAGTGCGGTTGCTCCTCCTGGATACTACTTGCTGTTCGTGGTTTATCGGGGAGTGCCAAGCATGGGGATGTGGGTACAAATCAAGTAA